The sequence GTGTTGTTCTCTTTGAAAGAGAATGTATCAAGCGAGGCTATCGCGTAGTTGAACATCAACCAGCTTATATCCGCTGAGAGCAGTTTCAAGATGAGAAGTTGCTGTAAGAATGAACATTTTATCTTCTAACCTGGAGAGGTATGCCAACTTGTTCTCGTGCAGAATTTGAGAGTATGAGACGTTGAAGCAATAGTTCATCCACTCATCAAATTCTTGAAGTCTAAAACGCACAGCTCTGAGAATGTCGGAGATGATGAGTAAGACTTCAATTTTTCCCAACAGATGGGACTTTTGGAGGTGGTATGAAGattccttttccttttccttGAACGTCGGTCGAGGTTTTATTGAAGTCTGTGGCTGAGGGCTCAGTGAGAGTGATTCTTTTGAGTAGAGGAACTGGAGTGTTGACAATTGGATCTTGAGCTCTGAGGATTTGATTACTGAAGATCGAGACTACATCGACTGATGAAGAAGATATTGCCACCGAGATTGGTGCAACAGTAGTTGTAGTGCTTTCAGCTGGCTCGGATGTCAGCTAAGGGATAGAGACTTTCTGAGTAGCAAGATTCATCGATGCGGAGACTGCAATCGTGGCTGCTGTCACAAAAGAGGTTGGAGTGTGAACATTTGATAACAACTTTATCCTCTTAGGTTTTGGTTGTGATGGCTTGAGAGTCGTTTTCTTCCTTAGAGAAGGAGAAGAGCCACCGAAGGCTTGAACCAAATGAGTATTGTCACTGACATCATCATCCAGATCCGAGTCAACATTTATTGTGCGCATTCTAGGTCGAGGACGCTTCTGTTGAAGAGCTGTAGTTCCCATGGTAGCTTGTTGTTGTTCTGCCTCGATTTCCCGTTTGACCGTCCTTAATTGATCAGCAATTTCTTGATTCTTTTGCAATAACAAAGGGATGGTAACCACATTGAGCCATTTGGAGACATGCAGGGCTTCAAAAGTGTAGGAGTCCACACCTAAGGCTGCAAAAAGATGACAAATTTGTAGTGCAAATCCTTTGGATTGTCCTTTGCTTCGAATCATCTCACAGAGAGTAGAGTAGAGAATGGACGACCAGTTGAAGGTCAACTGAGAGGCAATGGAGGCCATGTACTGAAATTTTTCAAGAGTGATCTTGTCATAAGATCCAGCTTTGGCTAGAAGCTTTTTTGCTACAGTGTTGGCTAGCATTCGATATGCGGGCTTCAGGCTTTGTTTGAGACCATTAACTTTAATAGGTGCTCCATCCAATATGAACTGAGCTGCCCAGTGAGAGGCATTACCGTCAGGTAGGTCTGCGCATTTCATCAAGACACTGGTGGGCAACCCAAAAGTTTCACCGAAGAAATGCTGATTGAATTCTATTTTCTGTCCCTTGATGATGCAAGCGATGCTTCCATGATGTAATTCGACGGATTTGAAGAATTTTTTGACTAGATCGTAGTCCACGGTAGAGCTAGAGCTGAGAAATTTGCGAAGTCCTGATCTTAGGAGTGGACATTTATTTTCGGGTTTCGggtacctgacccgacccgatcGGATCAGGTAATTGTTGAAAATATCGGGTTCGGGTAGAAACCAAACCCAATTTTTTGAATGTCGGGTTGGTGTCGGGTATTTTTTTAATATCCGATAAGGTATCGGGTACCcgacaattttttatttttttttaaaatgtagttTGGGCAGTAGGCTAATCAAGGCTATTGGGCTGTACAATtgtgaataaattaatatggtCCAACTAATCGATCTCTCAAAGGCCCCAAATCCAAAGTTCCACTACCACACTTCCAGGCTTCCAATTCCAGCTTCTACCGACTACCGAGTATCGAGTGCCCTTTATTGTCCACTCTCTTAGCCGCGgctggatggttggacacagtGCTCGGCAGCTTGACTAGATGACGGACACAAGTCACAGTCACACAAGTTCCATTACTCTTCCGACTTCCAAGTTGCGTAGACCACTGAACCAGGTCTCTCGCGAAGAAGATCAATTCGGTTATCTATTTTTTCACCTCAATTTATTGGTTTATACTTTGTTTCTTTTGTTTATTTAGTGATGAACTAATAATTATAAGGAATTTGTTAGGTGAACGAGGAATCGAGTGTTCTTTGAGATTGGTGCAGTATGTATAATCTTATAaacatggtttttttttttgttaaaaaagaaatttggttgcttgtttcgGGTACCCGACATTATAGGATCGGATTTGGGTAGTAAATTTACTAACTGACCTGTCGGGTACCCGACCCGATCTATCTGAACCCGATAATAACCGACCCAACGCCCACCCCTAAATGATCTGACCAATTATTTGCTTGCAGCTGGTTAATTGATTCTGAGTCGACAGATTagaaattgattttgatcgcTCCAATAATTAACACAAGGTTAAATCGACTAGatatagtattcgatttcattgtgcGACTTTAGGTGAAAAATGAATTTTCACAATTctcaatgcatttgaatttgattagaattaattaaaaataattaattcgtaaatatttgaatatgtttaactgttctagaaatagaccgttaaataatttagaaaaattcgccgtgatttaagattaaatctgaatccTAGATTTATCACTTGTTTGCacaatttgttcggtacctgcgtgCGCCTTGACCAAATTTCTCTCTATTGAATTTATCACCGAATTGTTTGCTGCGTTTTTACTTTACTTTATTGTATTATGAAGTTATTTATAAACTATAGTTTAATTGAATAAGTCAAATCAATCTTTATTGCTTGGTctaaattaagtttaaataatcatattttggtagTCTATAAatcagtccctgtgggttcgacatctggactctttgtccactttatATAACCTGACCTGGTACACTTGCCAGTATTATTTTAAACCAAATTTTAAGCGGTCAGCGGCTAATCATTTTCGTCACTGATCTGTGAGATATCATTGAAAAACTGGAGCTCATCAGAAATTCAGTTTTactaattttgagttttggcttTCATCTTGAGTTTAACAACCTCATACTAGAGCAAATATGTTAGAAACTCAATAAAAAGTTTTATTATCATTAAAATCAAGATTTCTTGTGTTTCACAACCCAACACTATATAATATTGTACATGATATTAGTCATGCTAGCATAGGGTCTCAAGAGGGAAAATTGTCATACACTAATTACTATGCTTACATGATTTTCTTTTGTTGGGTTGAGAATAATATGAAGTTTAGCTCTTCTTATGAGTGCAAAAATTAGATTTGAAATTAGTACTCTTGGAAGTTTAGTCACCACTACATGGGATTTGATTTAGTATAAttgaattcaaaattaatttacgTATTATAATCATAAGAATATGATTTGATGTGAACATATTTACATATTTGATTAAAAGATACGGCATTGTACATACCATAAACATACCTTATTATCGAGTTCGttgatatttattattatacaaTTGTATTGACTACAAAATCTTCAATTGAAATAAAACCAAGTTGTACAATCTGTATATGTGATCTATATTTTTGGTACAAAAATGTTAGATATTAGTACACTTTTTGTATTATTgagaataattatttattttaattttcaggTTAATAAATTAGTTTTACTAAGATTGAACAtgaaaactaaaaataatttaagatcGAATagtaaacaattaaaaataatttcgaATTAAAATGGTACAACACGTGGCATTCACATCACAAACAGTTCTGGTTTGGTCAATATTTCTAATTAAAAATGTACAATATGTGACATTCACAGCACAAACAATTATGGTTTAgtcaatataaattatatattcaagTCTTAtaagtaaatatatataatctcaTCGTCAATTTTTTAACacacaataataaaaaaaatgaatatttaCACACTCGACCTATTTTACGTACTTctaaattatttgaatattaTACTCAACTTATTCGAAGAATGCATTACAATTTCTACTAGTTATGCTAAATCTAAGATTATTTGTACTTGGGTTTttccatttttaaaatttttctaaaattaaagtTGTGCACACTTAGGGTACCTAAAGTTCATACTCGacctattttatttaatgctcaatttattgaatatatattaaatatatatggaaAATGTGATACAATTCCTAACATTTATACTTAATGTTTGGTTATTTATATATGACTTTCTCCTCCTTTTAAACTCTTCAAAAAATGAGTGTCTCCATATCTAGGGTATCCGAAATTCATATCCGatctattttatttaatgctCATTTCTTGGGTTTTTCTCTATTGTAAAGTTTTAGAAAATGAGTGTTGCATACCTAGAGTAGTACCCCAAGTTTATACTTGATCtaatttatttagttttcaattagttgaatattatattaaacatcaatgttctaaaaagctcTAGGCAGTAGGTGGGCAGCGACTCACCGCCTAACGCCTAGCCGCCtaggtagtttttttttttaaaaaacctaaataataaataacttgggatattatattcatgagttttactatgaaatataatttttatgtcttATGTTTTTCAGTTTTTGTACGAAACTCTTATaacattttaataataataataataataataataacaacaacaacaacataaatattaatagatatcAAGTCTTCATATGCAatatgagatttaattttttgtttgacTTTCTTTTCTGCACTTCTTCTTTCCCATTGTGTTTGTTTCTCGCGTCGCGTCtctctcttttattttttgattttaaatattttttttaataaaaaatagtaaTTTTCTAGGCGGATTTCTACCCGCCTAGGCGGATTTCTGGCCGTCTACGCGGCCTAAACGGGAGATTAAGCGGGCAACGCTTAGATGCATAGCCCGTCTAGGCGCCGCCTTTTAGAACACTGCtaaacatatataaaaaatgTTCTATAATTTTTAATAGTAATACCAATCATATATTCTTTGTAGTACCTGATTTTTTATTCCATTTTTAAACTCTTTAAAAAATGAATATGTACACACTTAGGTACAGGTTCATACTCGATTTATTATTTTCCGtactaaattaataaaatattatattcaacATACTCACAACATTTACTATAATTTCTCAATTTGTTGTATGTATACTGCTCAATTTCTTAATAATATACTTActagttaattatttatacataatTCAGTCAAATttataccttttttttttttgcacaatAGGTGCTGCAGTAATATGTATAGCTACAAAATGAACATATGTACGTATGTTCAATACGtcatcataaaatttaaacaataagattgttttttttatcagaTGTAAACTAACACCACGAAATTCCATgatgatttaaaaaaatcaaagttcaaacTCCCAAACTACAAACTATAAGCataatgataaaaaataaataaattactcAAATTTTGTCTCCAACAATCCATTTGCATTTGATAATATAATCACTATCATATGGGCTCAATCTTTTTTTCATGTTCACACCTTGTTCATATCCGAAGATGACATTCGTGTTATTGGCTAGACACTCCAATCATGTGCATGTATAAATAACACAATTGAGGGTTGCACCTTGCTGACACAAGATTTTTTCACCACTTTTTTACTGTCaatgaaaaatctcgaaagaTGAATCATGCAAACAATCGAAAAAATGCGTATGCACATAATGATTTACACACTTCAATAACATGTATTAATATGGACAATCTTAAAagttattgaaataaaatataaccAAGTAACACTAACTCTATCAAATCCAaacaaattttcaaataaaaacaatCAATATCATCATAAAAATAAGTTCTAATAAACAACAGTATATAAAAAACCTGAGCACAAATTCTTCCCATTCACGGCTTTGCTAAATTTCTTCATATTCCTAGTTATAGTTGAATTTGTATTCTTTCGTGGctagattaaaaatattttctgaaatttttcaATACTTTAAAGAATTTCCAAAAATCCCTAAAAAATTgaacaaaatttcgaaaatgaaCTAAACCTTAAAAATTAGGTATGAAATTATAATAATTGAGTATTATAAGAAATAAACACGTATCAATCTAGAATTTAAAAAGAGAAAACACAAatcatctcataaaattaaatcctaGATTTTGGGCATACAATCAATCGGTAGATTGAGTATCACAACACACACATATTACATGGAATCATTCAAATAAAAAGGATATAACACAAACTCACTCTTACTTGAgcaatttcaaagaaaaaaccATAAAGTTTGAGCCTAAAATTCGAACATTATACTCATCTTTACTGATTTTTCCTTCGTTTTTTGCATTTACTTCACTCAAAATTCCTTTCGCCTCTTTGATTATTGCCTTCAAAGTCGACAAAAATATGGTTGAAGGACGTGGATGCACACAAATGATAGAATTCGATGTTGAAGTAGTGTAAGGGAGAACGTTGAAAATGGATATATATGAAGAAATACTATATATTACTAGTACCCGGATGCATGCGATGCGTGccttctattttttattttttaaattgaaaataaaaacataataataaatagtgaaataaaaaaaatgacatttttgtaaataaatatctataaaagaGCAAAAAAATATACTGAAAGTGGTATTTCTATAATTACATAGCCATTAAAGGGTAAAAAATATGACGGAGGTCATACCAACATACCAAAGTCTCCctcattttaatataataataaaagattATATAACATGTCCTTGTTTTAATATAATGAAAGGATAGTGGTggatttataattatatacaaGGGTAATTTGGTACAATAAGAAGTTCAAACACGCATAAACAAAAGTAAATGGAAACTGAGCAAGGATAAGTTCTGAAATAAGGACTGAAGAAATATTTGTGTTTGGTGTTGGTGATTTTTGAGTAATTTCCCTCTCGAACTTTtggcaaattttgaaaatttaagataaaaattaaCAGCAGACCACGATTTGAAAAATACATATTGTACTCGAACTTCAGGTAAATTTTTTAAGCCCTTTAACACTGAGAAGTTCTCAGTATCGTGCTTAGCATTAAcgtaataaaattttgaaccaATGTTCTTCACAAATCACTATGCATTAAAAAAATGCTCATTTTCCAGTCACTAACATCATTTAATATCATTTAGTAGTGGTACTGCCATACGAAACATAAATATGGAAATTATTAAGTATCGAAAGTTCCTTCTAGCTGATTAATTTAAATGTTGAATTAATTGATTGTCTTCTAGTGTAATATtgtaaactttaaaaataagtaagtatgtatatttttattatagatAGATGGATCATGAAAGTGAGAATGTAATCACACATTGAAATTAAAGTACATAAGTGATTATGTGTGTCTTTTgttataatcacttatttttagagtttGCAAATACTACTTTAATTTCAATGTGTGATTGCATTCTCTCTTTCATGATCCATATATCCCCATATatctattataattataaaaatagttGATTACaaggagtttttatttttatgtgagttTGAATATTTGCGTTTCTCCCTTAATTGATAGCCATGGCCTTTGTTATATTTCTAATCTCAATTGAATCAAATTAAGTTTCTTTAGAAGTACTCCTCGACAAGTTGTACATGTCCATTTAggcttgtttttttatttattaaatatgaaaCATTTTGATATTGTCTacagaaataatatttacaTTAATTTataagtaataaaaaaattgaatctTTTTTAATTTGTGATACTGACAAGAGCAACGTACACGGACGGAATCttcgatttaaaaaaaaaataaaacttaaaaattgAGTAATATACAATGAATACATGTTACAACTCAAAGAGACGTGCATAGAAATATGAAAAATCCCTTCATAGTGTGTAAGAAAGTTTGGATTTACTATTTTAGCCATCGTATTCATTATAGTCCACGAAGGAGGAATAAGGCACAAGACAAAGTCCCTTCTTCTTGAGGTCGAAATAGTCATTTTCCCTCTCATCCATATTCGTGGTCTTGCCACTTTTCTCTTCTCCTCCAACTTGCTTTTCCtgaaaattataatattaataacaTTTGTTAGAGCATGAAATCTTGCTAATTAAGAGGTCCCATATAAGTTTCTATCCTCATTCCTCGGAATTTGAAAATCAAGATCAACCGATATATAAATTTCGTGTAAAAAATGTTTCGGGATTGTTTGATATGATTAATATATCCTCATTAGTAATTCCTATATACGCATGTATgagtaataataaaatcaaaataataaaaaaatctataaaaTAATTACCATATCATCATCGTCTTTCGCTTTATAGTTgctcttcatcttcatcttcatcttcctACTGCTAACCTAGACGATTGATTAGCAGAAATATTTTAGAAATAAAAGGTATAATGAActttaaaaaatctaaaaataaaagaaaataaacaatTGGTTGTGTAGAGTCATTGTCCTATAATTTCCATGTAGATTTAGCCAATATGTTGGGAAACAGTCCAACATTAAATCATTAAATTGGTGTTTCTtccaaaaattaaacaaacaaagGGAAATTGTTCAAGTCACCTTGGGGCTGTTCGCCGGAGAACACGCGGTATCTTCCAAATCATCATCATCCTGCCAAAAGTATTTCTTCCGACTACTCCTCCGGTTATTCTTGCTACTCGGTTTCTTGACTTTATCGGTGTTTTTATGATCGAAGGATCCGGTCCAAGCGGCATCCGAAACCAAGGACGAATCGGGACAATAATAAGTAGTGTCTTCAGTCTGGTTCATTAATGGAAAATCATCCACATAAGCAGACCAACCACTCTC comes from Henckelia pumila isolate YLH828 chromosome 4, ASM3356847v2, whole genome shotgun sequence and encodes:
- the LOC140861492 gene encoding vascular-related unknown protein 1-like; its protein translation is MESHMNSSFNNIMASEESGWSAYVDDFPLMNQTEDTTYYCPDSSLVSDAAWTGSFDHKNTDKVKKPSSKNNRRSSRKKYFWQDDDDLEDTACSPANSPKVSSRKMKMKMKSNYKAKDDDDMEKQVGGEEKSGKTTNMDERENDYFDLKKKGLCLVPYSSFVDYNEYDG